TGCACATGTCGAAGCGGGTGGCCATCAGCGGCTTCAGCTTGTCGATCTGCCGGATGTCGAACCACTTCTCGCCCTGCCAGCCGTTGCCGGAACCCTGCAGCGACTTGGAGAAGGCCGTGGCGTCGGGGCGGAAGTCCTCCCAGGAGCCGGCGTTGACGTAGCAGACCACCTTGCGGCCCTTGGCGTGCAGCGCGGCGACCACGGAGGCGTCGTGCTCGAAGCCGTCGATGTCGTAGACCGGAACGTCCACCGACTGGTCGAGCGTGCCGCCGAGTTGCCACTGCCAGGTGACGCCCGGCCGCGGCTGCCAGATCGCGCCGGCCGGATTCGGTGCTCCGCCCCGGGTGCCCGGAGTGCCGCCCGGGGTGGTGCCCGCGGGTGTGCCGGGGGCCCCGGTGCCCGTGGCGGGCGGGGTGCTGCCGTCCGGGCTGGTGGGCGGGGTCTGCGACGGGGTGGCCGGGGCGGGGACGGCCGGGGCGGTGGCCGCCGGCGTGTCCGTTCCCGTCGCGTCGGCGGAGGCGCTGTCGTCGCCCTCGTCCGAGCTGCTGCACGAGGTGGCCAGCAGGGCGGTGGTCAGGGCTACGGCGGCCAGCATGGGCCTGGAACGGCGGGTCACAGTACTCGAACTCCGGATCGGGTCGGGTCTCTTCGGGTCGGTTCCGGCGGGGCGGCACCGAGGTCGGCCCGCCGGCTCGCCGCGGTGGCGCCGGGCCGTGCGGGCCTGCCGGAACCGGGGCCGCCCGGTACCGGCCGGGTCAGCTCTGCGGCTGGAGGGCGGAGAGCTCGTAGGGCAGGGTCGCCCAGGGGTTGTCCCCGGTGCCGGGGACGGCGCAGCCGAGCCCGGCCCGCCGGGCGGTGATCAGCGCGGCGGCCTCGCCGGCCGACTCGGCCGGCACGTCGTAGACCAGGTGGCAGAAGTGGGCGTTGGCGTGCCGGGCCGTCCACAGCGGCAGGGTCATCGACCGGTAGGCCTCCCAGTCGCCCTCGAAGGTGACCAGCAGGTCGGCCAGACCGAGTTCGGCGTAACCGGGATCGGGGTGGTCGCCGTGGCCGAAGACGACGGTGCCGCAGCCGGCCGCACGGGCGGCGGTGGCCAGCCGGCGGTAGTGCGGCAGCGCGCCGGTCGCGGTGGCGACCTGGTCGAAGTAGACGCCCTCGATGGCATACCACTGACGATACGTCAGCAGATCCGCCACCACGGCCGCGTGCGGACGGCGGCCGTAGTCGGTGTCCGAGTAGCCCAGCAGCGGGATCCCCGCCGCGCGGACCTCCTCGGCGGCGGCCGCGAACACGTTGTCCGGCGCGTCGCCGGGGCCGTCCGCGATGTTGAGGACGACGGCCGCGACCCGGGCCGGGCCGGCGGCGGCGACCGCCCGCCAGGCCGCCGGGTCCACCGCGGGGTGGACGTACAGCGGCACCAGCAGGCGGCCGTCGGAGGGGTGAGCGGCCGTCATGCGGCTGCCGGATCGGGCGCGGCGGCGGGCTCGGCGGTGCTGAGCCACAGGTCGCGCAGGGTCTCGCCGAGGGCGGTCTCCGGCTTCCAGTCCAGCTCCCGGGCGGCCAGCGAGACATCCGCCTGCTGCCAGGAGACGGCGGCCGACCGTTCGGAGCCGGCGCCGCTCTCGTCGATCCGGCCACCGAACGCGGCGGCCTCGGCCAGCCCGTCCGCGATCGCGCGGACCGGTCTGGCCTGCCCGCTGCCCAGGTTGATCACCCGGGGCAGCGGCCGGTCGGCCAGGACGGTCAGCGCGACCGCCCGGGCGACATCCCGGGCGTCCACGAAGTCGCGGTACGCGGAGAGGTCGCCGACCTTGACGACACCGGCCGGGCCGGCGCGGCGCAGCTCGGCGGCGAGCCTGCCGGGCAGCGAGCCGGCCGGGGAGCCCGGGCCGACCGGGTTGAAGACCCGCAGCACGACGGCGTCCAGCGCCGAGCCGGCCACCGCGAGGCTGCCGGCCAGCTTGGTGGCGCCGTACACGCCGACCGGGCGGGCCTGCGCCCACTCGGCGAGCGAGTCGCCCTCCTCGCAGACGCCGTACTCGCCGGCCGAGCCGATGTGCACCAGCCGTGCCTGCGGGGCGCCCTCCCGGAGCGCCTCGCAGAGTACGGCCGGGCCACGGGCGTTGACCTCGGCGAGGGTGACGGCGCTGCCCGCCACCGCACCGGCGAAGTTGACCACGGTGTCGACCGCGAGCTCCCGCAACCGGTCGGCGAGGGCGCCGGGGTCGGCGGTGGCCAGGTCGACGGCGAGGTCGTGCGCGGGCCGGCGTCCGCCGGTGAGCACGGTGGCCCCTTGGAGTTCCCGCAGGGCGGTGGCGGCGTGGCGGCCGAGGAAGCCGTCCGCGCCGAGCAGCAGGATCCTCACGCGGCCCGCCCGTCGGCGCCGGCCGGTTCGCCGGGCTCCACGGTCTCCGGTGCGGTCCTGGCCGCCGGGATGGGCGTCGGGGCCGCCGGGACGGCCGTCGGGGCCGGCTCGGGACGCGTCGCCTGCGGCACGGAGCGCAGGCCCTCGGCCGGCTCGTCGCGCAGGAGCAGCGAGCGGTTGAGCGCGAAGTCCGCGTTGGCCCGGTCGTAGTCGTCGGGGCGGCCGATGTCGAGCCAGTAGCCGTTGAACTCGTACGCGGACGGCGGGGTCTCGGCGGCGAGCAGGTCGAGGACCAGCTCGTCGAAGCCGAGCGGCAGGCCGGGGGTGTACGAGGCCAGGGTGGAGCGGGAGACGCCGTACACGCCCATCGAGACGTTGTAGTCGATGGTCGGCTTCTCCTGGAAGCCGGTGATGCGGCCCGACTCGCTGGTCAGCACGCCGAAGTCGATCTTGACCTGGCGGGCGTAGGTGGCGATGGTCAGCGGCGCTCCGGACTCCTCGTGGTGCTTGAGCACACCGGCGAAGTCCAGGTCGGTGAGGATGTCGCCGTTCATCACCAGGAAGTTCTCGGGCAGCCGGTCCTGCATCGTGAGCAGCGGGCCCATGGTGCCGAGCGGACTGTCCTCGACGGCGTAACCGACCCGCAGCCCCCACTGCGAACCGTTGCCGACGTAGGCGCGGATGATGTGGCCCAGGTGGCCGATGGCCAGGGTCACGGTCTTGAAGCCCGCAGAGGCGAGCTGGCGCATCACGATCTCCAGGATCGCGTGCTGGTCGCCGATCGGGACGAGCGGCTTGGGAAGGGCGGTGGTGTACGGGCGAAGGCGAACGCCCTTGCCACCGGCCAGGATCACTGCATGCATGGTGTTTCCCCCACGGAAGACGGTGTCTGAAGGCTGCTGGACGGGTCAGACGGTGTTGCGGGACCGACGGTGTGGACGCCGGGTGGGAGCTGGTGTCCGACGGTGAGGACGGACACGGCGGGGTCAGACGTTGTAGAGGTCGGTCTTGTAGCGCGCCAGGTTGGCCGGGTCGCGGAAGAACTCGATGGTCTGCTCCAGACCCTCCTCCAGCGAGTGGCCGGGCGCCCAGCCGGTGGCGGTGCGCAGCCGGGTGGCGTCGGCGACCAGGCGCATGACCTCGGAGTTGGTCGGGCGGATGCGCTGCTCGTCCTCCCGCACGGTGACGTCGACGCCCATCAGCTTGCCAACCAGGGTGACCAGGTCGCCGACCGAGATCTCGCCGCCGGTGCCGGCGTTGAAGGTCCTGCCGACGACCGTCTCGGCGGGCGCGGTGCCGACCGTGCGGAACGCGGCGGCGGTGTCCTTGACGAAGGTGAAGTCACGGGTGGGGCGCAGGTCGCCCAGGGTGATGGTGGTCTCCCCGGCGGCGAGCTGGGCGATCACGGTCGGGATGACGGCGCGCATGGACTGCCGCGGGCCGAAGGTGTTGAACGGGCGCAGCGTCACGACCGGGGTCTCGAAGCTCGCGTGGTAGCTGTCCGCGAGGCGGTCGCCGCCGGCCTTGGAGGCGGCGTACGGGGACTGCGTGTTGATCGGGTGGTCCTCGGTGATCGGCACGGTCTGCGCGGTGCCGTAGGTCTCGCTGGTCGAGGTGTGCACCAGGCGCGGGATGTCCAGGTGGCGCACGGCCTCCAGGACGTTCAGGGTGCCCGTCACGTTGGTCTCGATGTACGAGTGCGGGGCCTGGTAGGAGTACGGGATCGCGATCAGCGCGGCCAGGTGGTAGACCGCCTCGGTGCCCTTGACCAGGCCGTTGACCGAGCCCGGGTCCCGGACGTCGCCGAGGACGATCTCCACCGAGTCCAGGACCTCGCGGTCGAGGGTCTCCAGCCAGCCGAAGGACGAGAAGGAGTTGTACTGGACCATCGCGCGAACCTGGTGGCCGTCGGCGACCAGGTCCTCGACGAGGTGGGAGCCGATGAAGCCCTCGGCTCCGGTGACGGCGACTGTGCTCATACGTGTGGTGTCTCTTTCTGCGAGGTGGTCCGCTGAGGGTGGTTCCGGCGGGCTCCGCTGCCCGCCGGCGTTCAGCGGTGTTTGGTGGTGCGGCCGAGCACGGGCCCGGCGATCGAGGTGAGGACGAGGGCGGCCGCCCCGCAGCCGAACAGCTGCAGGAGGGTCGGGTCGAAGCCGGCCAGCAGTCCGGCGCACTCGGCGCCGGCCGCGGCCAGACAGATCAGGGTGGTGCTCCAGCTGTGGCCGAAGGCGTTCAGCAGCAGGGCCAGCCAGAGTGCGCCGCCGAGCACCAGCAGGGCGCCCAGCTCGACGGCGCCCAGGGTCGGCGCGCCCGGCCAGAGCACGGTGGTCGCGGCGTCCAGGGCGGCCACCGTGGTGAGGTAGGTGAGCAGGCAGCCGAGCAGCACACCGCCGGTGCGGCGGACGAACTGTCCGGGGGTGTGGCTGGTGCGCAGCGAGGCCACGGCCATCGCCCGGTAGCGGAAGAGCAGCCACTCGGCGAGGCCCAGGCTGAGCGTCAGCGCGACCATCGCCGGGCCGGTGGGGCTGGCGGTGGCGCCGGCCCGCAGGCCGCCGGAGGCGACCGCCTGGTGGATGGTGGTGCCGAGCCCGGCGATCAGGGTGAGGGTGCCGACGGCCAGGCCGAACAGGGCGTGCGGCAGTTCCTGGTGAGCCGGCAGGCGCAGCTCGGTGGCGTCCTGTTCGGCCCGCAGGCAGCGGTGCACCTCGCGGGCGGCGAGCCCGAGCGCGAGCGTGAGGGTGGCCAGCAGGACGGTGGTGCGGACGGCCTGCGGCACGTCGATCGCGAGCACCACGCCGGCGCCGAGCGCCGACGGCGCCAGCGCGATCAGCAGGGACTTCTCCCGGCCGAGCACCAGCAACACGGTCGCGGCGGCGAGGTAGCCGGACTGGCCGGCGGCGAAGAGCAGCGAGCTCAGCGGGCCGCCGACGACGTACCCGGCGGCGGCCGCGCCCAGCGCGCCCGCCGGGGCGCCGATCGCCAGGCAGCGTCCGGCGGCGCGACGCCGGCCGCGTCCGAGCCAGGAGTAGGAGCGGTGCGCCAGCGCCTGGTTCCAGGACCAGCTGGCCAGCGTGGCGACGGACAGCGCGAGCATGCCGGAGGGCAGGCCGAAGCGCATCCGGTCGACCGCGAAGAGATTGGCGCCGAGCAGGTAGCCGAGGCCGGGCAGCGCGAAGACCAGCCCGCGCAGCACGCAGCGCCAGGGGTCGGCCCGCCAGGGGTTGGCGAACTCGGCGGCCGGGCCCGGGTAGCGCCGTGCGACCTTGGCGAACAGCTCCTCGGCGAGGGTGAAGGAGTCGGGCCGGCCGTAGTTCAGCGCGGCCTGCTCGTCGGTGAGGCCGTCCGACTCCAGGAACGCGGCGATCTCGTAGGGGTGCACGGCGTCGGCGCAGACGTCGGCGAGCCGCTCGGCGAGTGCGTCGATCGGGTCGGCGCACAGGCCGAGACCGTCGTCGGCCGGCTCCGGGACGGCCTTGCGGCGCTGCCGGGGCAGTGTGCGCAGTTGCATGGTCTGCTCGGCCCACTCGGGGCCCGCCTCGTCGGGGACGAGGCGCAGTGGGCCGCTCATCGGGCCCCCTGGAGCTTCTCGCGGCGTCCCCAGGTGACCGGCCCGAGCGGGGCCGGTTCGACGGCGGGGGTGTCGGCCGGGGCGTCGGCGCCGACGGCGACCACGCCCTCGGGCAGCCAGCGGGCGGTGCCGAGCAGCTCGGTGTAGATGTTCCGGAAGCCGTCGATGTTCTGGCGGAGCGTGAACTGCTCGATCACCCGCAGCCGGGCCTGCTCGCCGAGCCGGGCCCGCCGCTCGGGGTCGCGCAGCAGTTCCAGCGCTGCGGCGGCCATCGGCTCGGGCTCACGCGGCGGGACGACCAGACCGGTGTCCCCGACCGCCTCGCGCACGCCGCCCACGTCGGTGGAGACGGTGGAGCGCCCGCAGGACATCGCCTCGATCAGGGTGAACGGGAAGCCCTCGCTGATGCTGGAGAGCATCACCACGTTGCCGGCCGCGTACGCGTCGGTGATGTCGGCGACCCGGCCCTCGAAGACCACCGAGTCGGCGATGCCGAGTTCGGCGGCCAGGGCGATGCAGCCGTCGCGGTAGCCCTCGCCGCCCTTGGGGGTGCCGCCGAACAGGCGCAGCTTGGCGTCCGGCAGCTCCTTCAGGACGATGGCGAAGGCCCGGATCAGCGTCTCCAGGTCCTTGATCGGGTCGACCCGTCCGGCCCAGCTGAGGGTGGGGATCTCGGGCTCGGGCCCGGCGGGCGGGAAGGCCGCCGGGTCGACGCCGTTGTACACGGTGCGGATGTGCGCGGACGGCGTGCCGCCGCGCTCCTCCCAGCGCCGGTTGTACCGGTTGCCGGGGGTGACCAGCGCCGCCCGGGAGTAGCTCTCCTCGGCGAGCATCCGGTAGAAGCCCAGCAGCAGCGCCTTGACCGGCCAGCGGTAGGGGCCGGTGCGGTAGCCGAGGTAGCGCTCGCGCAGGTAGATGCCGTGCTCGGTGAGCAGGAAGGGGACGCCGTACTGCTGGGAGGCGATCAGCCCCGGCAGGGTGGCGAGGCCGCCGCTGGCCGCGTGCGCGACGCCGTCCTGCGGCGGTTCGACCGAGAGCGGGCGCAGGGCGTGCTCCAGCAGGTCGGTGGCGTTGAGCGCGTCGTGCAGGGTGGGCCGGGAGACGGCGGTCGGCAGGTAGTCGCGGGTCCAGACCCGTTGGAGGGTGCGCAGGGCGGGCTCGCTGCGCAGCGCGGGACTGAGCAGGCCGCGCCGGGCGAGGTCGGCGAAGCCGTACAGCTCGGTGCCGAAGTGGGTGGTGTAGACGGGGTCGAGGATGGAGTGCAGGAAGCGCTCGTACGCGTCCAGGAAGCGGCGCATCTCCTTGCGGCGAGGTGCTCTCGCGGCGGAGGCCGGGCCCCAGAGCGGCGCCATGGTCACCGACCGCACGTTGGCGGGCAGCTCCCAGGCGAGTGGCTCGTGGCCGGTACCGGTGACCGCGACGACGTCGAACTCGACGTCCGGCATGCCCTGGACCAACTGGTCGCACCAGACACTGACGCCACCGTGTTGGTGCGGATACGTCCCCTCGGTGAGCAGGGTGACGCGCATCCCTGACCCCCCTCCTTCTTCTCTTCCCTCGACGCCTGCCGTGGTGGTGCGGGCGTACAGCCGGTGGTGGGGCGGGATCGCCCGCCCCACCACCGGTCCTGCGAACTACCGGTTGCCGGTCTTGCGAGTGGTGCTGGTCGCCTTGCCGGCGGGCTTGCCGGCCGTCCCCCCGGACGGCTTGCCCGTGCTGCCGGTGGAACCCTTGCCCGCGGCGTTCTTGCCGGGGACGACCGCGCCGCTGCCGGGAACCAGGGTCTTGGCCTTGGTCCGGGCGGTGTCGCTCGGGCCGGCCGGAACCGCGGTGGCGGTGCCGCTCGGCACGACGGTCTTGGCGGCCGGAGCCAGCAGCGGCTGCACCGTGGTGGCCGCCGCGGCGGCCACGGCCGCCGGGGTCTGCGCCGCGGTGAGCTTCAGCGTGACGCTGCTCTGCAGGGAGCCGGGCTTGACCCAGCCGGAGAGCGATCCGGCGTAGGCGGTGCCGAAGGCGCTGCTGCCGAACGCCAGCTTCTGGGTGGTGCCGGTCGGCATGGTGGCCTCGGCCTGCACGCCGGAGGGCGCGTTGACCGTGACGGTGTCACCGATCCGGTAGCCGGTGGCCTGGCCGGCCGAGACCGCGGTGTTCCAGGCCGCGCGGCGCTGGAACTCGGCGCCGATCTCGCGCTGGGCCAGGTTCACCACCGGGGTGTTGTCCGCGTAGAGGCCGCGGTAGGTGGAGAGCACCTTCTCCAGCACCGGGTAGACGATCCGGCCCTCGGACAGGTTCGACTGGTGGATGAAGTGCGGGCGCGGGTCGTTGTTGAGCACGTGGCTCAGGTCGATCCGGGCCTCGAGCGGCACGATGTACGACGTGTAGCCGGTGGTCGTGTTCAGCGGGGTGGTGAGGCAGGTGGAGTTCGCGTTGTTCTCGCAGACGCCACTGCCGCCGTTGGCCGCGCTGGTGTAGATCCAGTTGTACTCGTCGGTCTCCTCCTGCGCCGTGCCGGCGTTGTAGAAGACGTTCATCGGGTAGCGCGGGACGGTCAGCGTGGACGACCCGACGGCGCGCTGGGCGGGCTCGCGGGAGGCGTCGCTGGCGGTCCACTTGACCCCGTTGGCGACCAGGGCGGGCGCCAGGTTGGGGTTGTCGCTGGTCTCCTGGGGGGCGGTCAGCAGGCCGGAGTGCTCGCCGGTGACGAGCTCCGACTTGTCGATCACCAGGCTGTGCGCGGCCGCCCAGTCGCTGTTGCTCTTGATCTGGGTGTTGATGGTGGCCTGGTCCACCCAGACGGTGTTGCCGCCCGCGTCCTTGGTGCACTTCCACGGCACGACGGTGACGTCCTGCTGGCAGCCGAGGTACGGGTGCTGGTAGGTGTGGTTGATCCAGCGGTAGCTGGTCTGGTCGGCGACCATCTGGTCGACCAGCGGGTCCGCGGTGACCTCGTGGTCGGACTTCCAGTCCTCGCTGCCGCCGCCGTTGAAGACCATGTCCAGGGTGAAGTTGTGGTCCAGCTGCCACTGCTTCGCGTACTGGGCGTCGGCCGTCGTCATCCGGATCGGGTTGACCGTCTCGGGCGTGCCGGGCGGGCAGGTGACGTCACCGGGGGTGCACTTGAGCGTGGTGTCCCAGCGGTCGTCGGCGAGGAAGACGTCGTCGACGTGGGCCGCGAAGTAGTTGCGGTCGTAGCCGAGGTGGATGCCCTGGGTGACCCAGTCCACCATGCCGCGCGCCAGCAGCCGGTACTGCTGCTGGTACTGGTTGTAGACGAAGGTGACGACCAGTTCCTTGCGGCCGTCGTGGGTGTACTCGCCGACCAGCGAGCCGCGCGAGGTGGTGCCCGGGATGGGAGCGTCCACCAGCGGCTTGAAGTCGGCGCCGGCCAGCGGGGTGGCGAGGTAGCCGTAGCTCTCGCTGACGGAGGCGTCGTTGTCCTCGAACGGGACGCTGCCCTTGAGGTACCCGAACGGCCCGGCGAGGCCGTCCGTGGTGACCTGGCCCTGGGTGCCGTCGAGGGTGCCGATGTAACCGGGGTTCTGTGCCCAGTTCAGACCGACGCCCGGCTGGGCATAGGTGTAGGCATCGACCTGACGGATGCCGAAGGTGGCCTCGAAGGTGGCGATGGCCGCCATCTCCGTGGACCCCGCGGCGAAGGGGTTGTCATTGGGCATGACGACACCCTGGAACTTCGCGCGCGGCTGTCCGTTGAGGGTGTCGCTCAGGAAGGCGGCATCGATCACGGGGCGGTTGGCGTCGTTCAGATTGACGATCTTGTGCGGGGTGCCCTGGCTCGCGAGTTCGGCGGTGATCGCGGCGGTCGCGGGACCGCCGTCGTCGAGCACGAGAACGGTGAGGTCGATCCGGTTGGTCGTCGTCGCGTGCGCGATCGACGACTGGAGACCGCCGGCCAGCAGGACGGCTGCCGCGCAGGCGGCAGCTCTTCGGGTCGCTCGACCCATGGTTGTTCCTCCCCTTGGGCAGGGGCGGATCGCTG
The sequence above is drawn from the Kitasatospora sp. NBC_00315 genome and encodes:
- a CDS encoding endo alpha-1,4 polygalactosaminidase, translating into MLAAVALTTALLATSCSSSDEGDDSASADATGTDTPAATAPAVPAPATPSQTPPTSPDGSTPPATGTGAPGTPAGTTPGGTPGTRGGAPNPAGAIWQPRPGVTWQWQLGGTLDQSVDVPVYDIDGFEHDASVVAALHAKGRKVVCYVNAGSWEDFRPDATAFSKSLQGSGNGWQGEKWFDIRQIDKLKPLMATRFDMCRAKGFDAVEPDLLDAYVNKTGFPLTANDQLAYNRMIAGLAHERGMAVALKNDLDQIPELVGDFDFAVNEQCAEYDECAKLSPFIKAGKAVLHVEYNVPVGKFCSQAKSLGLSSMEKHLNLDAWRQPC
- a CDS encoding spherulation-specific family 4 protein, encoding MTAAHPSDGRLLVPLYVHPAVDPAAWRAVAAAGPARVAAVVLNIADGPGDAPDNVFAAAAEEVRAAGIPLLGYSDTDYGRRPHAAVVADLLTYRQWYAIEGVYFDQVATATGALPHYRRLATAARAAGCGTVVFGHGDHPDPGYAELGLADLLVTFEGDWEAYRSMTLPLWTARHANAHFCHLVYDVPAESAGEAAALITARRAGLGCAVPGTGDNPWATLPYELSALQPQS
- a CDS encoding NAD-dependent epimerase/dehydratase family protein — translated: MRILLLGADGFLGRHAATALRELQGATVLTGGRRPAHDLAVDLATADPGALADRLRELAVDTVVNFAGAVAGSAVTLAEVNARGPAVLCEALREGAPQARLVHIGSAGEYGVCEEGDSLAEWAQARPVGVYGATKLAGSLAVAGSALDAVVLRVFNPVGPGSPAGSLPGRLAAELRRAGPAGVVKVGDLSAYRDFVDARDVARAVALTVLADRPLPRVINLGSGQARPVRAIADGLAEAAAFGGRIDESGAGSERSAAVSWQQADVSLAARELDWKPETALGETLRDLWLSTAEPAAAPDPAAA
- a CDS encoding SDR family NAD(P)-dependent oxidoreductase, which codes for MSTVAVTGAEGFIGSHLVEDLVADGHQVRAMVQYNSFSSFGWLETLDREVLDSVEIVLGDVRDPGSVNGLVKGTEAVYHLAALIAIPYSYQAPHSYIETNVTGTLNVLEAVRHLDIPRLVHTSTSETYGTAQTVPITEDHPINTQSPYAASKAGGDRLADSYHASFETPVVTLRPFNTFGPRQSMRAVIPTVIAQLAAGETTITLGDLRPTRDFTFVKDTAAAFRTVGTAPAETVVGRTFNAGTGGEISVGDLVTLVGKLMGVDVTVREDEQRIRPTNSEVMRLVADATRLRTATGWAPGHSLEEGLEQTIEFFRDPANLARYKTDLYNV
- the pelF gene encoding GT4 family glycosyltransferase PelF; this encodes MRVTLLTEGTYPHQHGGVSVWCDQLVQGMPDVEFDVVAVTGTGHEPLAWELPANVRSVTMAPLWGPASAARAPRRKEMRRFLDAYERFLHSILDPVYTTHFGTELYGFADLARRGLLSPALRSEPALRTLQRVWTRDYLPTAVSRPTLHDALNATDLLEHALRPLSVEPPQDGVAHAASGGLATLPGLIASQQYGVPFLLTEHGIYLRERYLGYRTGPYRWPVKALLLGFYRMLAEESYSRAALVTPGNRYNRRWEERGGTPSAHIRTVYNGVDPAAFPPAGPEPEIPTLSWAGRVDPIKDLETLIRAFAIVLKELPDAKLRLFGGTPKGGEGYRDGCIALAAELGIADSVVFEGRVADITDAYAAGNVVMLSSISEGFPFTLIEAMSCGRSTVSTDVGGVREAVGDTGLVVPPREPEPMAAAALELLRDPERRARLGEQARLRVIEQFTLRQNIDGFRNIYTELLGTARWLPEGVVAVGADAPADTPAVEPAPLGPVTWGRREKLQGAR